TCAACATCAGCCCCTCGCTTCCGTTCCTGCGGGAGGCTTCTCTGAGCGCGGCCAGCTCTGGCCAGTCGGAGTAAGGGACCAGGGGAGAGAGCTTTAATGCCGGCTGGCGAATGCCGCCCACGAGCTTTTCCAGCAAGGTCCGCCGGTCCTGCAGCGGCAGCAACCGTATGTCGTTGCCTTGCCATTCCAGCAGGTCGTAGCAATAGAAGATCACCGGCGCTTCCTGCAATTGTTTTTTCGTGACATTTTTCCGGCCGATGCGTGTCTGCAGCGCCTGGAAAGGCAAGGGGCGATCACCTTCCTGGTCGTAGGCGAGTATCTCGCCATCGATGGCTACGCCTTCCGGAAGAAAGGTTTGCAGAACGGTCAGTTCCGGGAATTTCTCCGTGATCAGCTCTTCTCCGCGGGACCAGATGAACAATTGCCCGTTGCGGTGGATCATCTGGCCGCGGATGCCATCCCATTTCCATTCCGCCTGCCATTCTTCCGGCTCACCCAGCTCTTCCGGCGGGCTTTCAAGGGCGTAGGCGAGGAAGAAGGGATAAGGCCTGGAATCGTCCGCATTCCGCGCTTCTTCGTTCAGCAGATCTCCCATGGTGGTCTGCTGCGGGTCCCAGTTGCCGCTGATCATGTGGGATATTGTCGCCGGCGCGATGTGATAGGTCTTTGCCAGCGCGTTCACGATCATGCTCTGAGACACGCCGATGCGAAAGCCGCCGGTGATGAGCTTGTTGAAAACAAAACGTTCTGTATGCTGCATCTGGTCCCATGCATTGCGGATGAAGGCCGATTTTTCAGCTTCCGGCGCCTTTTCGAGCGCGATCAGCCGGTCGAGCCAGTAATGCAACGGCCTGGGAGCTGTGGTGATATTGGGTGGCGGCAGCAGCAGTGCAATGGTTTCCGCGAGGTCGCCTACGGTGTGATAACATTCGTTGAACAGCCATTCGGACAGGCCTGCCACTTCCATACACCATACTTTCATGAGTGTGGAATTGACAACGCGTTTTGGTTTTCGCCCGGAGAAGAGCGCCAGCACCCAGGGTTTGTCCTTTTCGTCCGCCGTCGCAAAATAACGGCTTAGCGCAGCCAGCTTTTCGTTGGTCTTCGTGCTTTGTGAGAGCGTGAATATGAGTTGTGAGAAGTGCTGCATACTACTCGGGTGTATCAGGTGTTCCATTCCCCGTTTGAGGTGTTTCCGCACCGGGCGCCTGTATGTGTAATGCCGTATTGCCGGAGGATGCTGCGTTTCCGGCTCCGGTTATTTCTTCTTCCTCAGCACCGTAGGCCGTTTTTGCTTCTTCCGCTTCCAGCCCGTTTTCCTGCAGGTATCGTGCCATTACGCTGCTGAAGCCATGCGTGGCAAATATTTTCTCCGCGCCCGTGGCTTTGATGGCCTGTAAAAGCCCCGGCCAGTCGGCATGGTCCGATATCGCAAAACCGGCATCGGCATTTTGCCTGCGGGTGTTTCCCCTGACCTGCATCCATCCGCTGCAAACGCCCAGTGCGTAAGGGGCAAAGCGGCGCATCCAGGCAGAGTCTGCCGCGGA
This genomic stretch from Chitinophaga sp. XS-30 harbors:
- a CDS encoding ATP-dependent DNA ligase, whose amino-acid sequence is MQHFSQLIFTLSQSTKTNEKLAALSRYFATADEKDKPWVLALFSGRKPKRVVNSTLMKVWCMEVAGLSEWLFNECYHTVGDLAETIALLLPPPNITTAPRPLHYWLDRLIALEKAPEAEKSAFIRNAWDQMQHTERFVFNKLITGGFRIGVSQSMIVNALAKTYHIAPATISHMISGNWDPQQTTMGDLLNEEARNADDSRPYPFFLAYALESPPEELGEPEEWQAEWKWDGIRGQMIHRNGQLFIWSRGEELITEKFPELTVLQTFLPEGVAIDGEILAYDQEGDRPLPFQALQTRIGRKNVTKKQLQEAPVIFYCYDLLEWQGNDIRLLPLQDRRTLLEKLVGGIRQPALKLSPLVPYSDWPELAALREASRRNGSEGLMLKKLDSAYQVGRRRGDWWKWKIDPFTVDAVMIYAQRGHGRRSNLYTDYTFAVRNGDQLVPFAKAYSGLTDKEIAEVDNWVKRNAVEKFGPVRTVKPELVFEIAFEGIAASNRHKSGIALRFPRIHRWRKDKTAEEINTLDDLKQLLEV